The Mucilaginibacter mallensis genome has a segment encoding these proteins:
- a CDS encoding glycoside hydrolase family 65 protein — translation MKNYIKADEWNIIEEGFDPDLNKISESIFSIGNGHMGQRANFEEAYSGETLQGNYVAGVYYPDKTRVGWWKNGYPEYFAKVLNAANWIGIDISIGDEKLDLHSCKVTDFKRVLNMREGYLQRSFIAELPSGKKLAINAKRFCSIVDEEAGAIQYAITPLNFDGALSVNAYIDGDIANQDSNYDEKFWEQVNNDSEGADAYLTLITKKTAFVVCTGSRVAIFQDGKPVDASYIPVSKTKYIATGFTVKAKQGQETIIYKYAVNVTSQNYNADELTQVCKTVIDRVAAKGFEQMLAEQAEAWKAKWNESDILIEGDVAAQQGIRFNIFQLCQTYSGKDDRLNIGPKGFTGEKYGGSTYWDTEAYCVPFYLATAPQQVAKNLLIYRYRQLDKAIENATKLGFNNGAALYPMVTMNGEECHNEWEITFEEIHRNGAIAYAIFNYVRYTGDKDYLNEYGLEVLVGIARFWSQRVNWSGARNKFVMLGITGPNEYENNINNNWYTSTLACWCMDYAAEVVKQVKSSDPEKYHQLVEKLDFNELEETSFWNHISENMYFPKDEKLDIFLQQDGFLDKEIIPVKDLDPKDRPLNQKWSWDRILRSCYIKQADVLQGIYFFMDKYDTATIQRNYNFYEPITVHESSLSPCVHAIIAAKIGLEEDAYKFYLRTSRLDLDDYNNDTEDGLHITSMAGTWMSVVEGFAGMHVKDDRLKFSPFLPAQWKGYSFNITFRGILINIKVDVEGIHLSNNSASDITIDVFDEPHTIKAGTNVFVAHRVRV, via the coding sequence ATGAAAAATTACATTAAGGCAGACGAATGGAATATTATAGAGGAAGGATTTGACCCCGACCTTAATAAAATATCTGAAAGTATATTCAGCATTGGAAACGGGCACATGGGCCAGCGGGCCAATTTTGAGGAAGCTTACTCCGGCGAAACATTACAAGGAAACTATGTAGCAGGTGTTTATTACCCCGATAAAACACGTGTAGGCTGGTGGAAAAACGGCTATCCCGAATATTTTGCCAAAGTATTAAATGCAGCCAACTGGATAGGTATTGATATCAGCATCGGAGATGAAAAACTTGATCTTCATAGCTGTAAAGTAACCGATTTTAAACGTGTGCTCAACATGCGCGAAGGTTACCTGCAACGCTCGTTTATTGCCGAATTGCCAAGTGGCAAAAAACTGGCCATTAACGCTAAGCGCTTTTGTAGTATAGTTGATGAAGAAGCAGGTGCCATACAATACGCCATAACCCCACTTAATTTTGATGGAGCACTATCCGTTAACGCTTATATTGATGGTGATATAGCCAACCAGGATTCAAACTACGATGAGAAATTTTGGGAGCAAGTTAATAATGACAGCGAGGGTGCGGATGCTTATTTAACACTGATCACCAAAAAAACAGCATTTGTGGTTTGCACAGGCAGCAGGGTAGCAATTTTTCAGGATGGAAAGCCGGTTGATGCCAGTTATATCCCGGTTTCAAAAACCAAATACATTGCTACAGGATTCACCGTAAAAGCAAAACAAGGGCAGGAAACAATTATCTATAAATATGCAGTAAACGTTACTTCACAAAATTATAATGCTGATGAACTTACCCAGGTTTGCAAAACGGTAATTGACCGTGTTGCCGCCAAAGGTTTTGAACAAATGCTGGCTGAGCAAGCCGAAGCCTGGAAAGCGAAATGGAATGAAAGCGATATTTTAATTGAGGGCGATGTTGCCGCGCAGCAGGGGATCCGTTTCAATATATTCCAGCTTTGTCAAACTTATTCAGGTAAGGACGACAGGTTGAACATCGGCCCAAAAGGCTTTACCGGCGAAAAATATGGCGGTTCAACCTATTGGGATACCGAGGCTTATTGTGTACCTTTTTACCTGGCTACAGCACCGCAACAGGTTGCTAAAAATTTATTGATCTATCGTTACCGCCAATTAGATAAGGCTATTGAAAATGCTACCAAATTGGGCTTTAATAATGGTGCAGCCCTATACCCCATGGTTACCATGAATGGTGAGGAATGCCATAACGAATGGGAAATAACTTTCGAAGAGATCCACCGTAATGGAGCCATAGCTTACGCGATATTTAACTACGTGCGCTATACAGGCGATAAGGATTACCTGAACGAGTACGGTTTGGAAGTATTGGTAGGTATAGCCCGTTTCTGGAGCCAACGGGTTAACTGGAGCGGTGCCCGCAATAAATTTGTAATGCTGGGTATAACCGGGCCGAATGAATATGAGAATAACATCAACAACAATTGGTATACCAGTACCCTTGCCTGCTGGTGTATGGATTATGCTGCCGAAGTGGTTAAACAAGTAAAAAGCAGCGACCCTGAAAAGTACCATCAACTGGTTGAGAAATTAGATTTTAATGAGCTGGAGGAAACATCATTCTGGAACCACATCAGTGAAAATATGTATTTCCCGAAGGATGAAAAGCTCGATATATTTTTGCAGCAGGATGGCTTTTTAGATAAGGAAATTATTCCGGTAAAAGACCTCGATCCGAAGGATCGCCCGCTAAACCAAAAATGGAGCTGGGACAGGATATTGCGTTCATGCTATATTAAACAGGCGGATGTATTGCAGGGGATCTATTTCTTTATGGATAAGTATGATACCGCAACTATACAGCGCAACTACAACTTTTATGAGCCCATCACTGTTCATGAAAGCTCGCTATCTCCGTGTGTACATGCCATTATAGCAGCTAAAATAGGTTTGGAAGAGGATGCTTATAAATTCTATCTCCGCACTTCAAGGCTTGATTTGGATGATTATAATAACGATACCGAAGACGGCCTACATATTACCTCGATGGCCGGTACCTGGATGAGCGTGGTTGAAGGCTTTGCCGGGATGCATGTAAAAGACGATCGTTTAAAATTTAGTCCGTTTTTACCGGCACAATGGAAAGGGTATTCTTTTAATATTACTTTCCGCGGTATACTCATTAACATTAAGGTTGATGTTGAAGGTATCCACTTAAGTAACAACTCAGCAAGCGATATTACTATTGATGTATTTGATGAACCGCATACCATAAAAGCGGGAACAAATGTTTTTGTAGCGCATAGGGTGAGGGTGTAA
- a CDS encoding outer membrane beta-barrel protein, with protein MKDSAWYNKLWQTKMQELPLEGDEHAAWQKMQGLLDQHMPVSSPVVVPKPATKLWVKLLYVLVAIITAAIIYYAASYMLADHHEKTNKAVGKHALINADSAANNSYSAKEGSTDDKPTSNAGNGAKNSAAATNNDEKRGYVNSSGITSTPSATINGKLAAGTVNKINIKPNGNNNSSVASKISSGNNIPAANHPATNGTNIYRRADIKHNSNNTSATNKVSSGNNNSSGIDNVMAYGTNIHSNKTTGHLTAGGGRSVLTNSRSGLSVSQKQGIKDHTTHSPHLNQTSKNVITSQNNQQLLADQTASAQTNLTPRGNGIITNGATIKDVAQNLKTTPGTGNKTDSSTATKNTATKPTADTNAKNQPDKSTTKNKTTSAKKPGNSKFELDVKLGANTNTGSSINPFLGVSANYNFHKKWGVSIGVNAPYTRIITGSYSKSNLTYVTVGDSNKQITHNSGKLTISSSRKIQYVDIPMLATYKVSDKLTITAGPVISIPIKANACKNTLGALSSSADTTTLKEVTPYVTSTTINSKVNFSFSAGARYNVKRFYFDAGYLQGVSPYTVSSSLGSGKIYYHTIQIGIGYQLFKSKSK; from the coding sequence ATGAAAGATTCAGCGTGGTATAATAAACTCTGGCAAACCAAAATGCAGGAACTCCCTTTAGAGGGGGATGAGCATGCTGCGTGGCAAAAAATGCAGGGTTTATTAGATCAGCATATGCCTGTGAGCAGCCCGGTTGTTGTACCAAAGCCGGCAACAAAATTATGGGTGAAGCTGCTATACGTTTTAGTGGCAATTATTACTGCTGCGATAATTTATTATGCCGCCAGCTATATGCTTGCTGATCACCATGAAAAGACAAACAAAGCAGTTGGCAAACACGCGCTGATAAATGCTGATAGTGCTGCAAACAACAGCTATTCGGCAAAAGAGGGTTCAACCGATGATAAACCAACTTCAAATGCTGGTAATGGAGCAAAAAATAGTGCTGCTGCTACTAACAATGATGAGAAAAGGGGCTATGTTAATTCATCCGGAATAACAAGCACGCCTTCAGCTACAATTAATGGCAAGTTAGCTGCAGGCACTGTTAATAAGATCAATATCAAACCCAACGGCAATAATAATTCTTCAGTTGCCAGCAAAATATCATCGGGTAATAATATTCCCGCTGCAAATCATCCGGCAACAAATGGTACTAATATCTACAGAAGGGCCGATATTAAACATAACAGCAATAATACTTCAGCCACAAACAAAGTATCATCGGGTAATAATAATTCTTCAGGGATAGATAATGTAATGGCATATGGCACCAATATACACAGCAATAAAACAACGGGTCATTTAACTGCCGGAGGAGGGCGCAGCGTATTAACAAATTCACGTTCCGGTTTATCTGTTTCACAAAAACAAGGAATTAAAGATCATACCACCCATTCTCCTCATTTAAACCAAACGAGCAAAAACGTCATAACATCTCAAAATAACCAGCAACTTTTAGCAGATCAAACTGCATCGGCACAAACGAACCTAACACCAAGGGGTAATGGCATTATTACTAATGGAGCTACTATAAAAGATGTAGCGCAAAACCTCAAAACAACACCTGGCACAGGCAATAAAACAGATAGTAGTACTGCTACAAAAAACACGGCGACTAAACCAACTGCAGATACTAATGCTAAGAACCAACCTGATAAATCAACTACAAAAAATAAAACAACAAGTGCCAAAAAACCGGGCAATTCAAAATTTGAGTTGGATGTGAAGCTTGGGGCAAACACCAATACAGGGTCAAGTATTAACCCATTCTTAGGTGTTTCAGCTAATTATAACTTTCACAAAAAATGGGGTGTTAGTATTGGAGTAAACGCACCATATACCAGGATCATCACAGGCAGTTATAGTAAGAGCAACCTTACCTATGTTACCGTTGGTGACAGCAATAAGCAGATCACCCATAACAGCGGCAAGCTTACGATAAGCAGTTCCAGGAAAATACAATATGTTGATATACCTATGCTGGCTACTTATAAAGTTTCCGATAAGCTCACTATTACCGCGGGCCCGGTTATCAGTATCCCAATAAAAGCCAATGCCTGTAAAAATACATTGGGTGCGCTAAGCAGTTCGGCTGATACTACCACGTTAAAAGAGGTTACTCCTTATGTAACCAGTACCACCATAAATAGCAAGGTGAATTTTAGCTTTTCGGCCGGTGCGCGGTATAATGTTAAACGATTTTATTTTGATGCAGGGTATTTACAGGGGGTTAGTCCGTATACAGTAAGTTCAAGCCTGGGATCTGGGAAGATATACTACCATACCATACAAATAGGTATCGGTTATCAATTGTTTAAATCAAAAAGCAAATAA
- a CDS encoding glycoside hydrolase family 13 protein, translating into MKTGLRCGYILSLLLTGYSSFGQTGTDKNAGNNTVIAQQIPPLERIEPMNWWVGMHNPKLQLIVHGYKIADRAVKMSYPGVTLAQVHKVENPNYLFLDLVISSSAKPGSFVISFTKAGSPNLTYKYELKQRDHSANRAQGVTNKDLVYLIMPDRFSNGDPANDSIPGMEEMKVDRSQMYARHGGDIQGVMNHLDYLKDLGVTTIWLTPEITNDEPHASYHGYAVTDHYHVDPRFGSNELYKAFVDKCHAMGLKVIKDLVHNHSGTEHYFIKDMPMKSWVHQWPEYTRSNFRDAAVMDPHASAIDRKIMLDGWFDHSMADMNENNPYVQNYLTQNHIWWVEYAGVDGFRLDTYPYNDAVYMADWARKVKAEFPHLSIYGETLVWSVANQAFFTQGNTVNRGFDTQLPGVVDSQVKDALNEALNGPNAWASGVNKLYLVLSQDFLYQDPTRNVVFLDNHDMSRFYSVVNENFDKYKAGMALLLTTRGIPQMYYGDEILMKGEDNPDGLVRSDFPGGWAGDKENKFTENGRTDSEKMAFNYVRTLANYRKNTTALQTGKLMQYIPENDIYVYFRYDATKTVMIIYNSGDKTMPLTTERFSERMAGFKGAVDVVTNTVLKSIQYIDVPAKTTLVLELKK; encoded by the coding sequence ATGAAAACAGGGTTGCGTTGCGGTTATATCTTATCGCTATTGTTAACAGGCTACTCATCATTCGGGCAAACAGGTACGGATAAAAATGCCGGTAATAACACTGTTATCGCGCAGCAAATACCCCCGCTTGAGCGCATTGAACCAATGAACTGGTGGGTTGGGATGCATAACCCAAAGCTGCAGCTGATAGTACACGGCTATAAAATAGCCGATCGTGCAGTAAAGATGAGCTACCCTGGGGTTACATTGGCGCAAGTGCATAAGGTGGAGAACCCTAACTATTTGTTTTTAGACCTGGTAATTTCTTCATCAGCAAAACCGGGATCATTCGTGATAAGCTTTACTAAGGCAGGCTCTCCAAATTTAACCTATAAATATGAGCTTAAACAACGCGATCATTCAGCAAACCGTGCGCAGGGCGTAACCAATAAGGACCTGGTATATCTCATCATGCCTGATCGCTTTTCCAACGGCGATCCAGCCAATGATTCGATACCGGGAATGGAGGAAATGAAGGTTGACCGCAGCCAGATGTATGCCCGCCATGGCGGCGATATACAGGGTGTTATGAACCACCTTGATTATTTGAAAGATCTTGGTGTAACCACCATTTGGTTAACCCCCGAAATAACCAATGATGAGCCGCATGCATCTTATCATGGCTATGCTGTAACAGATCATTATCATGTTGATCCGCGCTTTGGCAGCAATGAATTATACAAGGCTTTTGTTGATAAATGCCATGCCATGGGCCTGAAAGTAATTAAGGACCTGGTGCATAATCATTCTGGTACCGAGCATTATTTTATTAAGGATATGCCCATGAAGAGCTGGGTACATCAATGGCCGGAATACACGCGGTCGAACTTTAGGGATGCCGCCGTTATGGATCCGCATGCTTCAGCTATAGACCGTAAAATAATGCTGGATGGGTGGTTTGACCATAGCATGGCCGATATGAACGAGAATAACCCATATGTTCAGAATTACCTCACCCAAAACCACATCTGGTGGGTGGAATATGCCGGTGTTGACGGTTTTCGCTTAGATACCTATCCTTATAATGATGCTGTTTATATGGCTGATTGGGCAAGGAAAGTAAAGGCTGAGTTTCCGCATTTATCAATCTATGGCGAAACGCTGGTATGGTCGGTAGCTAACCAGGCATTCTTTACGCAGGGAAATACCGTAAACCGTGGTTTTGATACGCAGTTACCCGGTGTTGTTGATTCACAGGTAAAAGATGCATTAAACGAAGCTCTTAACGGGCCTAACGCTTGGGCATCTGGCGTAAATAAGTTATACCTCGTGCTCTCGCAGGACTTTTTATACCAGGACCCTACACGCAACGTGGTATTCCTGGATAACCACGACATGAGTCGTTTTTACTCTGTAGTAAATGAGAATTTTGATAAATACAAAGCAGGTATGGCGCTATTGCTAACCACGCGCGGTATCCCGCAAATGTATTATGGCGATGAGATACTGATGAAGGGTGAAGACAATCCCGACGGCCTGGTACGCAGCGATTTTCCGGGTGGATGGGCTGGTGATAAGGAAAATAAATTTACCGAAAATGGTCGTACTGATAGTGAGAAGATGGCATTCAATTATGTGCGCACATTGGCTAACTATCGCAAAAATACAACCGCGTTGCAAACGGGCAAACTGATGCAGTACATACCTGAAAATGATATATATGTTTATTTCAGGTATGATGCTACTAAAACAGTGATGATTATTTACAACAGTGGTGATAAAACGATGCCGCTTACAACCGAGAGGTTTAGTGAGCGTATGGCTGGTTTTAAAGGTGCTGTAGATGTGGTTACTAATACGGTATTAAAATCAATTCAGTATATTGATGTCCCGGCTAAAACAACGCTAGTGCTTGAGCTGAAGAAATAA
- a CDS encoding RNA polymerase sigma factor, protein MDLSKKQVTKLVEGCIGNERTAQETLYRHFYAQMLRICYRYLKTKDLAQEAVNEGFLKIFQHIKTYDAQKGDLGAWVCTIIIRTAIDYNRKELKFFTEDYNDQDTDEYFIDPDILSKLYAADLLKTIQQLPDATRVIFNLSVIDGYSHKEISTQLNITEGTSRWHLADGKKKLRAWLASPDNSLQPTDNTAI, encoded by the coding sequence ATGGATCTTTCTAAGAAGCAGGTTACAAAGCTGGTAGAAGGTTGTATAGGCAATGAGCGCACAGCTCAGGAAACCCTGTACAGGCATTTCTATGCCCAAATGCTGCGTATCTGCTACCGTTATTTAAAAACTAAGGATCTGGCACAGGAAGCAGTAAATGAAGGTTTTTTAAAGATTTTTCAGCACATTAAAACATATGATGCACAAAAAGGCGATCTGGGCGCGTGGGTATGCACTATAATTATCCGTACCGCTATTGACTATAACCGCAAGGAGCTAAAGTTTTTTACAGAGGATTATAATGATCAGGATACCGACGAGTATTTTATTGATCCCGATATACTAAGCAAGCTTTATGCTGCAGACCTGTTAAAAACAATCCAGCAATTGCCCGATGCCACCCGGGTTATTTTTAACCTGTCGGTAATAGATGGCTATTCACATAAGGAAATAAGCACACAATTAAATATTACCGAGGGCACATCGCGCTGGCATCTGGCTGACGGCAAAAAGAAATTAAGGGCATGGCTGGCAAGCCCTGATAATAGTTTACAACCAACTGATAATACGGCAATATGA
- a CDS encoding RagB/SusD family nutrient uptake outer membrane protein has translation MKKNSIKMLLVTGLILTGSLISCDKNKILSPNYKVTSQQVYSTFTGYTQVMAKIYGAFALTGNQGPSGLPDIQGIDEGTSDFFRLNFYAQELPTDEAVLAWGDPGVPDFHNMNWSSSNLILLGLYDRCLYQITLCNDFIRNSTPAMVASHGITGTNATTVAEYVAEARFLRAYQYANLMDLFARPPFATEANAVGSIIPNQITRAALFTYVESELKAIDPLMAAPMKNQYGRADQGAVWALLARIYLNAGVYTGTTRYADAITYSSKVIAAGYSLIDNYDNLFLADNDKNTTENIFSIEYDGNTIQGYGGTTFMTHAPVGGTMPASLYGVTGGWDGLRVTSNLVNLFPADTVTSLQGNLKHFPNLGNPDTRAEFWSNKQSLAITDVTNFAQGYAVNKWRNVTSAGVQGTNVNYSDVDEPLFRLPEQYFIYAEAVLRGGTGGDAGTALGYINKIRERAYGPGKGDIGQTDLNLQFILDERARELYWEGFRRTDLIRYGQFTTGTYLWPLKGGVAGGTSVEDFRNIYPIPDQDRAVNKNLTQNPGY, from the coding sequence ATGAAAAAAAATTCGATAAAAATGTTATTGGTTACTGGTTTAATACTAACCGGCAGCTTAATATCATGTGATAAGAATAAGATTCTTTCGCCCAACTACAAAGTTACATCGCAGCAGGTGTACAGTACTTTCACAGGCTATACACAGGTGATGGCCAAAATTTATGGAGCCTTTGCGCTTACAGGTAACCAGGGGCCATCCGGCTTGCCTGATATACAGGGTATTGACGAAGGTACATCTGACTTCTTCCGCTTAAACTTCTACGCGCAGGAATTACCTACCGATGAGGCTGTATTGGCATGGGGTGACCCGGGCGTGCCTGATTTTCATAACATGAACTGGTCATCATCAAATCTTATTTTGTTAGGTTTGTATGATCGTTGCTTATACCAGATCACGTTATGTAATGATTTTATCCGTAACTCTACTCCAGCCATGGTGGCAAGCCACGGCATTACAGGTACAAACGCCACAACCGTTGCGGAATATGTAGCTGAAGCCCGTTTTTTAAGAGCTTATCAGTACGCAAATTTAATGGACCTTTTTGCAAGGCCACCGTTTGCAACAGAAGCAAATGCGGTAGGCTCAATAATCCCAAATCAAATTACACGTGCCGCACTTTTTACTTATGTTGAAAGCGAATTAAAAGCAATTGACCCATTAATGGCTGCGCCAATGAAAAACCAGTATGGCCGCGCCGACCAGGGAGCTGTTTGGGCGTTATTGGCACGTATATATTTAAATGCAGGTGTTTACACCGGTACAACAAGATATGCCGATGCGATCACCTATTCATCAAAAGTTATTGCGGCAGGTTACTCATTGATTGATAATTATGATAACCTTTTCCTTGCTGATAACGACAAGAACACCACTGAAAACATTTTCTCAATTGAGTATGATGGTAACACTATACAAGGTTACGGAGGTACAACATTTATGACACATGCGCCTGTTGGTGGCACAATGCCGGCATCATTATATGGTGTTACGGGTGGTTGGGATGGTTTACGTGTAACCAGTAACCTGGTTAACCTGTTTCCTGCTGATACAGTAACTTCATTGCAAGGTAACTTAAAGCACTTTCCTAATTTAGGTAATCCCGATACGCGCGCAGAATTTTGGAGTAATAAGCAATCATTAGCTATAACCGATGTTACCAATTTTGCTCAAGGTTATGCTGTTAACAAATGGAGAAACGTAACCAGCGCGGGAGTTCAGGGTACAAATGTTAATTATTCTGATGTTGATGAGCCTTTATTCCGTTTACCTGAGCAATACTTCATCTACGCAGAAGCTGTATTACGCGGCGGAACAGGCGGCGATGCAGGTACTGCATTGGGCTATATTAATAAAATACGCGAGCGTGCTTATGGCCCTGGTAAAGGTGATATCGGTCAAACCGATCTTAATCTTCAATTTATATTGGATGAAAGAGCACGTGAATTGTATTGGGAAGGTTTCCGCCGTACAGATTTGATCCGTTACGGGCAGTTTACAACAGGTACCTATTTGTGGCCGCTTAAAGGTGGTGTAGCAGGTGGTACAAGCGTAGAGGATTTCCGTAATATCTACCCTATCCCAGATCAGGACAGAGCGGTTAATAAAAACCTGACACAAAACCCGGGCTATTAA
- a CDS encoding SusE domain-containing protein yields the protein MKRFLANILAMSSVALLMLTSCKKNDTLVVTSGGKAGAFSASSTNIVLEKSMFADTSTVVTFNFTTPKYGYQAAVTNTMQFDSVGDNWKKPTSVALTVKSTSLSYNTADFNAMLLKMNFKAGVVSQVNVRVVSSISSSVTSTYSSVLTLNVTPFSLVSYIYVPGSYQSTITTSQWIPATADSLVSPTANGVYTGYVYFQSGSQFKITPQKNWNASYGDAGGGAISLTASGNLTAPAAGLYLLTVDLNQNKITYTTYNHTWSLIGDAAIDWNTDIAMPFVQNSNVYQVTTALKNSGGYKFRADDAWTISYGDVTPVTGQLTSNNGANLTPPAVAGTYTVSLSFGNPLLGPTYTVVKN from the coding sequence ATGAAAAGATTTTTAGCAAATATTTTAGCCATGAGCAGTGTTGCACTGCTTATGCTAACATCGTGCAAAAAGAACGATACCCTGGTTGTAACCAGCGGAGGAAAGGCTGGTGCGTTCTCAGCAAGCAGTACAAATATTGTATTGGAGAAAAGCATGTTCGCAGATACAAGCACTGTGGTTACTTTTAATTTTACTACCCCCAAATATGGTTACCAGGCTGCGGTAACCAATACTATGCAGTTTGACTCGGTTGGTGATAACTGGAAAAAACCAACTTCAGTTGCACTAACTGTAAAATCAACATCGCTAAGCTATAACACAGCTGATTTTAATGCTATGCTATTGAAAATGAATTTTAAAGCAGGAGTAGTATCACAGGTAAATGTTAGGGTTGTTAGTTCTATTTCAAGTAGTGTAACATCCACATACTCAAGTGTGTTAACACTAAATGTTACGCCATTCAGCCTGGTATCATACATTTATGTTCCGGGTTCATACCAGAGTACAATCACTACATCACAATGGATACCAGCTACAGCCGATAGTTTGGTTTCGCCAACGGCAAATGGTGTTTATACAGGTTATGTATATTTCCAATCGGGAAGTCAGTTTAAGATTACACCACAAAAAAATTGGAACGCTTCATACGGTGATGCCGGAGGAGGGGCGATCAGCCTTACTGCCAGTGGTAATCTTACTGCTCCTGCTGCCGGATTGTATTTGCTAACGGTAGACTTAAATCAAAATAAAATCACTTATACCACTTACAATCATACATGGAGTTTAATAGGTGATGCCGCAATAGATTGGAATACTGATATAGCTATGCCGTTTGTTCAAAATTCAAATGTTTATCAGGTAACCACTGCATTGAAAAATTCGGGCGGCTATAAATTCCGCGCTGATGATGCCTGGACAATCAGTTATGGTGATGTTACTCCCGTTACCGGTCAGTTAACATCAAACAATGGTGCAAATTTAACTCCACCGGCAGTAGCTGGTACGTATACAGTATCCCTGAGTTTTGGAAATCCATTGCTTGGCCCAACTTATACGGTGGTAAAAAACTAA